taacataatataatataataaaacaacataatataataaaataatataaaataataacataatataataaaataatataattaaactcAGTTCTCCTCTCTCcggaaataatgttttttacttCTGGATTTTTCGTTTCTTTCCTTATTTTataatgcactaaataaaacaagcaggattttttttaggttCTTTCTTTCGTTCTGCATTGTAGGAAATAATAGAATTCCTGGACCGGCATCCCTCGGCCAAACCCCGGGGCGGCTCGGACTCCGGCTCACCTTTCCCGTCTCCTTGTTCTCCGATTATCCATCCTTCATGCTCGCTGTTCTCCTGAGCGGCCGTCATCCCTCTGATAATATGCCGAAATCTCGCGGAGTCCAAGTTGCAGCCGATGCCGACGACCTGTCTGTGGTTGAAGCCGCTTAACTTCCAAACGGCGAACGTCATTatttccactaaaaaaaaaaaaaaaaaaaaaaaaagggaggaggAGCATCtctattagtaaaatatattcagTATTACGAGAAGCCGCAAAATCCAAAACCCGGAGGCAATTACCTGGCTGAGAGGCAACAAGCAAAACGCTATTGGGGCAATGATAGGCCACAGCTGGGATGACCCCTCGTAGGAGGTCCACGTTACTCTGTAGGACCCCCAGGTAAGACTGCTCGTTGCTCCAGGCATTAACGGTCACGACGACCACGTTAGATCCGGCCGCCGACGACAAGTCTTCCGGAAAACAAAGGCAGCTGTATTAATCATTCTTATACCATTCCGGAATGTTACATAACGATTATACCGAAATAAATATTCGGACGAGTTTCTTTGTTTCGTTTTCGGATAACGAATTTCGGTTCCAGCCCTTTCGGTTCAGACAAAATTCGGAAAGCTTTTCCCATTCGGAAACAAAATTGGTTGTCACTCACCCCCCGCTCAGGCTCTCTcaaactctcattcactctctcaaactctcattcactctctcaatgtctgtCTGCCTTCTGGAGAGGCTGTCCCGGGGTTGGGGTTGGGGCAGGGTGCGCACCATGGCTCTGCCCCTTTTTCAGAACTACGCCAAGAAGACAGAATCCGTCagcaatattctggcctcttggctccgccctttttagcagaagtgctccaggaggcctggttaacgGAGCTGATGCTGCAGTGaagcgaagaaagaagacggaagaacaagaagaggtaaAAGAAAAAGCGGGGCTGTGGGATAAAAACATGGAGACAGGGAAGCGGTCGGCGGAGGAGGGGGGGAGATATTGTGAAGGAGcatggagagagagcgagagtgTGAGACCCAAGGAATGCCAACAAAATTCCGTTGGGGGGTTTTCGGACATccgtacaaattaacaaaattgtcaAATTTTGTTAGAATCCGTATGAATCCGAATGCCGAAGTCTAATAAAGATAAGAATTTCACTTTAATTTAGAGCACCTGGTGGCTTTACAGCAGAGTCCTCTGTATCTACAGCACGGACCCCCCCATCCATCGCTTTACCTTTACTGACTTCTACATTGGGGATGGGGAAGATGTCCAAGTCCATCGCACCGCTGCCTTTCGCGCCTCCATCGCTGACGTCGAGGAGAACGAGTTTCGCTGCGGACCCCTGAGGATTAAAAACATAACGTAAAGGTCGTctgatcagcatacctgggaacattcaGGACACAGCACCTGGAGGCCGCCCTTTTAGGGATGTGGGTGGGCGGGTCTACTGATGACAGTGGGCGGGTCTACCAATGCCACGTACGAGGCTAGCCCCACACGCTGAAAGTTTGAAAGTGGtcggaggggaagtgggcggagAGTGGGGTGTGCCAATCCTGATCTCCGCCCACAGCATTTGCCGAGCCAGCGCAGGAGCTGACTGGCGGCAAGTATATTACCTacagggagatgtgttcagccaatcacatctcctgcactgcaaatagctgggggagggggggtggggggaaaCAAACGCGGGGTAATTCCCTAGGCATTTACAAAACTGTCAACATGAAAATGTCGTTTTACCTTTGCAGATATTGCCAGCAAGCAAGAAAGAGCCAGGTCTCCTGCCCCGATCACCGTGACTTTGCCTCTGTTGCTCGGGGTAATTTCTACCCTGGAGACCCCTAACCAAGTAAAAGAAACGCACCTACGTTAGGGGTCCGGAACATTCAACATCTTGATACGAAGGcgctacataaatcaatataaaaaccACCCAGAATCCTGCGCGGCATTCAGTATCCCCGACCTGACAGCTCCCCGCGTTAGAGATCATTATGAATTTTAGAAAGGTGGGATCGGAAGCCCACCTGGGTGCTTACCGTCCGTCACCTGCGCGATGTAGGACAGCAGCTCCTTCTGCCTGGCGGCTTCCGCGGCCGTCACAGAGTACAAAGGGAGCTCTTCCTCGAACTTAATAATCATCTCTCGGATCAGACCCACGACGGTGGACTTCGGCTGAGGAGGgttagaaagggttaatgtgcgcgtcattaatattttatatatatatattatataataaatatatgaatatttatatgtatttaagagaaataaaatacacagcagtctcttttttaaaacacacagaatttaaCGGCGGCCAAGAACCACGCAGCCCACCGAGTCTGCCCCCGATATAACATAATAAGGTAAAGTACGGTGACAGCCATCCTCCTGCTACTAAGATACCACTACCAGTACCCTCAGCCGCAGGTTTGTTGGGGGCACTGGGATCAGGGAGATGGTGGAAGGTGCTCACATGGCTCCAGTTCTGCAGGTAAGGCAGGTAAATCCTCCCCTGCGCGTCGATGTGTTTCCCGACCCGGACCGCCATGCTTTCGGTGGGTTTCAGGAAGCAGAGGGGGGGCGCGAACGGGTGGGAGTCGAGGAGCCACAGGAGGACAGGGATGTTATACAAGCAGCctgatggggaggaaaaataggccaaaattatatctatatattataaattatactaTATGACACCCTAGCCTCTAATATAAAATCGTAGcacagtattaaaaatatattttttttaacaaaataataaataataataataaaaaaatcaccatagcaaTCAATCTCCCTTCTGACCTTAATTGAtgattccattggttgctatagcgataaaacaacttttaaaatttagcaccagaatcaattttttttttttttttacacttaaccCTTTTTGTTCTGTTGCTAGTTTTTAATCACCTTGAAACTTCATCGGAATCGTCCCCGAGAGGCTCAGCAGCTCCTTCTGGGATCCGTCTTTAAATGCTGAAGACAGGggaaaaaagggttaatttgagtAGGATCTGATCCATAATCTGGGTAACTAAGGGGCTCAATCCTCTCTAAAGGGGGCAATTCCGCAGGCAGGGGGTAACTGTACGTCATGCTGCATCAGGGAGATTGTATGTCCAAGTTCTGAAATGGCCGGAAT
The nucleotide sequence above comes from Spea bombifrons isolate aSpeBom1 chromosome 10, aSpeBom1.2.pri, whole genome shotgun sequence. Encoded proteins:
- the UEVLD gene encoding ubiquitin-conjugating enzyme E2 variant 3 isoform X1, encoding MEFNAETARQRLGRYRFRDLTVEELKDIFRIYPNFLFSMNTYTFKDGSQKELLSLSGTIPMKFQGCLYNIPVLLWLLDSHPFAPPLCFLKPTESMAVRVGKHIDAQGRIYLPYLQNWSHPKSTVVGLIREMIIKFEEELPLYSVTAAEAARQKELLSYIAQVTDGVSRVEITPSNRGKVTVIGAGDLALSCLLAISAKGSAAKLVLLDVSDGGAKGSGAMDLDIFPIPNVEVSKDLSSAAGSNVVVVTVNAWSNEQSYLGVLQSNVDLLRGVIPAVAYHCPNSVLLVASQPVEIMTFAVWKLSGFNHRQVVGIGCNLDSARFRHIIRGMTAAQENSEHEGWIIGEQGDGKVAVWSDADSSDPHQPSSKLYPRVFQEQLTNRAMEVLKGKGQRSWSVGLSVADLTDTIVQNKQKVHSVSSLAKGIFSIENEVFLSIPCLLGASGVIGVAPMMQDDQASETVQKSATSVHNLQQQLKI
- the UEVLD gene encoding ubiquitin-conjugating enzyme E2 variant 3 isoform X2, producing the protein MQRRPDSGWEGFRDLTVEELKDIFRIYPNFLFSMNTYTFKDGSQKELLSLSGTIPMKFQGCLYNIPVLLWLLDSHPFAPPLCFLKPTESMAVRVGKHIDAQGRIYLPYLQNWSHPKSTVVGLIREMIIKFEEELPLYSVTAAEAARQKELLSYIAQVTDGVSRVEITPSNRGKVTVIGAGDLALSCLLAISAKGSAAKLVLLDVSDGGAKGSGAMDLDIFPIPNVEVSKDLSSAAGSNVVVVTVNAWSNEQSYLGVLQSNVDLLRGVIPAVAYHCPNSVLLVASQPVEIMTFAVWKLSGFNHRQVVGIGCNLDSARFRHIIRGMTAAQENSEHEGWIIGEQGDGKVAVWSDADSSDPHQPSSKLYPRVFQEQLTNRAMEVLKGKGQRSWSVGLSVADLTDTIVQNKQKVHSVSSLAKGIFSIENEVFLSIPCLLGASGVIGVAPMMQDDQASETVQKSATSVHNLQQQLKI